The sequence below is a genomic window from Leisingera sp. M658.
CGTCATTGCCACCTTCGCGCGCAAGCCTGTCTTCGGCTACCTGCCGATGGTCTGGGCGATCATCGCAATCGGCGTGCTGGGCTTTGTCGTATGGGCGCACCATATGTACACTGTCGGCATGTCGCTGAACCAGCAGGCCTACTTTATGCTGGCCACCATGGTGATTGCGGTGCCTACGGGCGTGAAGGTGTTTAGCTGGATTGCCACCATGTGGGGCGGCTCAATCGAGTTCAAAGCCCCGATGATGTTCGCCTTCGGCTTCCTGTTCCTGTTCACCGTCGGCGGTGTGACCGGTGTGGTGCTGTCGCAGGCCTCCGTGGACCGCGCCTATCACGACACCTATTATGTGGTTGCGCACTTCCACTATGTGATGAGCTTGGGCGCTGTCTTTGCGATCTTCTCGGGCATCTATTTCTACTTCGGCAAGATGACCGGCCGTCAGTACAACGAGCTGGGCGCCCAGATCCATTTCTGGATGTTCTTCATCGGCGCCAACCTGACGTTCTTCCCGCAGCACTTCCTGGGCCGCCAGGGCATGCCGCGCCGCTACATCGACTATCCGGAAGGCTTCGCCTATTGGAACAAGATCTCGTCCTATGGCGCGTTCCTGTCCTTTGCATCCTTCCTGCTGTTCTTCGGCGTGGTGATCTATTCGCTGCTGCGCGGCGCCCGCATCACCCAGAACAACTACTGGAACGAATACGCGGACACCCTGGAGTGGACCCTGCCCTGCCCGCCGCCCGAGCACACCTTTGAAATCCTGCCCAAGCAGGAAGACTGGGACCGCTCGCATTCGCACTAAGCGGCTGAGACCCTGACATCAAAAAAAGGCCCCGGAGCAGATGCTCCGGGGCCTTTTTCATGCGCGCGCCCCGCGGTAAAAACCCGCAGTGGAAATCCGGACTTTCCGGCACATCATTTATGAAGAACCCACTTTGCGCAGCAGGCGTTGAACAGATGCCCTACAACTGGACCCGACCGAAGCAAGACGCCGAACGCGAGCTGCACCTCTGGCCGCATCAATCGCTGCCACCGCAGGGCTATGTGCGGTTCCTTGGCTTGACTGCGGCACTGATCTGCGTGCCGCTGATCCCTGTTCTGGGATCGTTCCTGCTGTGGGGGCTGCTGCCGTTCCTGCTGCTGGCCCTGTTCGGCATGAAATGGGCGCTGGACCGCAACCGCCATGACCACCAGATCCTGGAGGTGCTGACCATCGGGAAAGAAGAGGCCCGTCTGGAGCGGATCAATCCCGATGGCGGCCGTCAAAGCTGGCGCTGCAACCGCTACTGGACCCGCGTCGGGATGCACCACCGCGACGGCCCGGTGCCGCATTATGTCACCCTGCAGGGCGGCGGCCGCGAAGTGGAGATCGGAGCGTTCCTCTCAGAAGAGGAGAGAATTGCGCTGTTTGATGAACTAAGTTCCGCCATCCCCGGCACTGAAGTGCCCTTGCCGCCCCGGTGACCACACGCGCAGCCTGAAGACAAACACATCTGCCAAAGTACCGCTTACCTTCAAGCGCCCGGCTGCGATAATTCTTCACCGCTTGTCATCTTCTCTGAAACGGGCCAGAAATCTAGCAAGCTATTTTGAAACAGGCCCTTTTCGCACATGACCGAACACTCTCTGG
It includes:
- a CDS encoding DUF2244 domain-containing protein, whose translation is MPYNWTRPKQDAERELHLWPHQSLPPQGYVRFLGLTAALICVPLIPVLGSFLLWGLLPFLLLALFGMKWALDRNRHDHQILEVLTIGKEEARLERINPDGGRQSWRCNRYWTRVGMHHRDGPVPHYVTLQGGGREVEIGAFLSEEERIALFDELSSAIPGTEVPLPPR